AGGTGCACGAACGAGGAAAAACCGGTGCCGAAGTCGTCCAGGGAAAACCGCACACCCAGGCGGCCGAGGGCGTCCATGGTTTGCTTGACCAGGTCACTGCGGCGCATCACGGCGGTTTCGGTCAATTCGAACTCCAGCCACTGCGCCTCCACGCCCCGCTCGGCAATCAGCCGGCTAAGTGTCGAGAGCAACTGGCTGTCCTGGAACTGGCGAAACGACAGATTGACCGCCATGTGCAGCGGCGGCAGGCCGCGTTCGCGCAAGTCTTGCATGTCGCGCAGGGCGCGGGAGATCACCCAGTAACCCAGCGGCACAATCAGGCCGCTCTGTTCGGCCAGCGGTACGAATTCGCTGGGCGGCAGCAGGCCGCGTTCGCCGTGGCGCCAGCGCACCAAGGCTTCCAGGCCGACGATATGCCCGTCGTCCAGGTCCAGGCGCGGCTGGTAATGCAGTTCCAACTCATCACGGCGCAAGGCGCGGCGCAGTTCACTTTCCAGGTCGGCCAGGCTGCGCGCGTTGCGGTTGATGCGCTCATTGAAAATATGAAAGGTGCAGCCTTGGGTGCTTTTGGCTTGCTGCATGGCGATGTGTGCGTGCCACATCAACGGGTCGGCGCCGGCGCGTGCGCGGGCATGTGCCACGCCCAGGCTGCAGCCGATCAGCAGGCTTTCGCCATCCACCCAATAGGGTTCGGCCATGGCTTCAGTGATGCGTTCGGCCATCCATTCGGCGCGTTGCGGCGCACGGCGGGTGTCAATCAGCAGGGCGAATTCGTCGCTGCCCAGGCGTGCCAGTTGGTCGCCGGCTTCAAGCTGGCTCTTGAGGCGCGAGACCACTTGCAGGATCAGCCGGTCGCCGGCCTGGTGGCCTAGTGCGTCGTTGGCATGCCGGAAGTTGTCGAGGTCGAGATGGCCGAGGGCCAGGCCACGGCCTTCGTTTTCGGCCAGGCGCGCCGTCAGCAAGGTCTGAAACCCTTGGCGGTTGGCGATGCCGGTGAGCGGGTCTTGTTCGGCCAGGCGCTGCAAGGTGGTTTCCAGCACGCCGCGCTCGCGGACATGGCGCAAGCAACGGCGCAATGTATCGGCATCCAGAACATCAAGGATCAACCAATCGCTCACACCGAGCGGCGAAACCAGCGGTTCCTGCTCCAACAGCAATACGCACGGCAGGTTGCAGCGGCCAGGGCCGGGTTGCAGGCTGGGCGTGGTCAATAACACGGCACTGTGGTCGTCATCGAACAGACGACTCACCGAGTCCCAGTTGGGCGCACTGATCAGCACAGCCCCTTCGCCCATCGGCGCCAGGCACTCGCGCAACAACGCTGCCCACGCTGGCTCATCGGCCAGTAGCAGCAAACGCAAGGGTTCGACAGGCGTAGACAAGCTAGCTCCCTAGACTCTGCAAAAGTGTGTTGGCGGCGGGCATTATGACGCGCGGCCTGATAATCACCAATGATAAGGGTTATCAAATACGCTGGCTGTAAGGATTAGTCGCAACCTTAGCCCTAAAAGCCTCCCACATCCTGCGGCAAAGTATCAAAAGCGGCAAATTTAGATCGAGTGGTACGTCACACTGTCGTTCTGTGAGAGCAGAATCCTGCGAGCCTGTTAAAATGCCCGCCCTTTTGAACAACGACTCCCTGAATTCTGTATGTCCCGACTCAATCCCCGGCAGCAAGAAGCCGTGAACTACGTCGGCGGCCCTCTATTGGTGCTCGCCGGTGCTGGCTCCGGCAAGACCAGCGTGATCACCCGCAAGATCGCGCACCTGATCCAGAACTGCGGCATCCGCGCCCAGTACATCGTCGCCATGACCTTTACCAACAAGGCGGCGCGCGAGATGAAAGAGCGTGTCGGCACGCTGCTCAAAGGCGGCGAAGGCCGTGGCCTCACGGTGTGTACCTTCCACAACCTGGGCCTGAATATCATCCGCAAGGAGCATGCGCGGCTGGGCTACAAGCCGGGTTTCTCGATCTTCGACGAAACCGATGTGAAGTCGCTGATGACTGACATCATGCAAAAGGAATACGCAGGCGACGACGGCGTGGATGAGATCAAGAACATGATCGGCGCCTGGAAAAACGACCTGATCCTGCCGCCCCAAGCCCTGGAAAACGCGCGTAACCCCAAGGAACAGACCGCGGCCATCGTCTACACCCACTACCAGCGCACGCTCAAGGCGTTCAACGCGGTGGACTTCGACGACCTGATCCTGCTGCCGGTGAAGCTGTTCGAGGACCACGCCGACATCCTCGAAAAATGGCAGAACAAGGTCCGCTACCTGCTGGTGGACGAATACCAGGACACCAACGCCAGCCAATACCTGCTGGTGAAAATGCTGATCGGCAAACGCAACCAGTTCACCGTGGTCGGCGACGACGACCAGTCGATCTACGCCTGGCGCGGCGCCCGCCCGGAAAACCTGATGCTGCTCAAGGACGACTACCCGTCCCTGAAAGTGGTGATGCTGGAGCAGAACTACCGCTCCACCAGCCGCATCCTGCGTTGCGCCAACGTGCTCATCTCCAACAACCCCCACGAGTTCGAAAAACAGCTGTGGAGTGAGATGGGTCACGGCGATGAAATCCGCGTGATCCGCTGCCGCAACGAAGACGCCGAAGCCGAGCGCGTGGCCGTGGAAATCCTCAGCCTGCACTTGCGCACCGACCGCCCGTACAGCGACTTTGCGATCCTGTATCGCGGCAACTACCAGGCCAAGCTGATCGAGTTGAAACTGCAGCACCACCAGGTGCCGTATCGCCTGTCCGGCGGCAACAGCTTTTTCGGACGCCAGGAAGTAAAAGACCTGATGGCCTACTTCCGCCTGATCGTGAACCCGGACGACGACAACGCCTTCCTGCGCGTGATCAACGTGCCGCGCCGGGAAATCGGCTCCACGACCCTGGAAAAACTCGGCAACTACGCCACCGAACGCAAGATCTCGATGTACGCCGCCACCGATGAAATCGGCCTGGGCGAGCATCTGGACACGCGCTTCACCGACCGCCTGTCGCGCTTCAAGCGCTTCATGGACAAGGTGCGCGAGCAGTGTGCCGGCGAAGACCCGATCAGCGCGCTGCGTAGCATGGTCATGGACATCGACTATGAAAACTGGCTGCGCACCAACAGTTCCAGCGACAAAGCCGCGGATTACCGCATGGGCAACGTCTGGTTCCTGATCGAAGCGCTGAAAAACACCCTGGAAAAAGACGAAGACGGCGAGATGACCGTCGAAGACGCCATCGGCAAGCTGGTGCTGCGCGACATGCTCGAGCGCCAGCAGGAAGAGGAAGACGGCGCCGAAGGTGTGCAAATGATGACCTTGCATGCTTCCAAGGGCCTGGAATTCCCCTACGTGTTCATCATGGGCATGGAAGAGGAAATCCTCCCGCACCGTTCCAGCATCGAAGCCGACACCATCGAAGAAGAACGGCGCCTGGCCTACGTGGGCATTACCCGCGCGCGTCAGACGCTGGCCTTCACCTTTGCCGCCAAGCGCAAGCAATACGGCGAAATCATCGATTGTGCCCCCAGCCGGTTCCTCGACGAGCTACCGCCGGACGATTTGGCCTGGGAAGGCAATGACGACACACCGACCGAGGTGAAGGCCGTTCGCGGCAACACCGCCTTGGCGGATATACGCGCGATGTTAAAGCGCTAGAATCGACTACTTTTTAATCTACTTTCGGCGCACACCGCGCCATTAGAGGAAGCTTTCCGTGGAAGCACTGCACAAGAAAATTCGCGAAGAAGGCATCGTGCTTTCCGATCAGGTACTCAAGGTCGACGCTTTTCTGAACCACCAGATCGACCCGGCGCTGATGAAACTGATCGGCGACGAATTCGCCGCGCTGTTCAAGGACTCGGGCATCACCAAGATCGTCACCATCGAAGCCTCGGGCATTGCGCCGGCGATCATGACCGGCCTGAACCTCGGCGTGCCGGTGATCTTCGCGCGCAAACAGCAATCCCTGACGCTGACTGAAAACCTGCTGTCGGCGACGGTGTATTCCTTCACCAAGAAAGTCGAAAGCACCGT
The sequence above is a segment of the Pseudomonas sp. R76 genome. Coding sequences within it:
- a CDS encoding putative bifunctional diguanylate cyclase/phosphodiesterase — its product is MSTPVEPLRLLLLADEPAWAALLRECLAPMGEGAVLISAPNWDSVSRLFDDDHSAVLLTTPSLQPGPGRCNLPCVLLLEQEPLVSPLGVSDWLILDVLDADTLRRCLRHVRERGVLETTLQRLAEQDPLTGIANRQGFQTLLTARLAENEGRGLALGHLDLDNFRHANDALGHQAGDRLILQVVSRLKSQLEAGDQLARLGSDEFALLIDTRRAPQRAEWMAERITEAMAEPYWVDGESLLIGCSLGVAHARARAGADPLMWHAHIAMQQAKSTQGCTFHIFNERINRNARSLADLESELRRALRRDELELHYQPRLDLDDGHIVGLEALVRWRHGERGLLPPSEFVPLAEQSGLIVPLGYWVISRALRDMQDLRERGLPPLHMAVNLSFRQFQDSQLLSTLSRLIAERGVEAQWLEFELTETAVMRRSDLVKQTMDALGRLGVRFSLDDFGTGFSSFVHLNSLPIALLKIDKSFVGGMEEREENRKLVHAMINLAHNLNLEVVAEGVETPEQLALLRLFGCDQAQGYLISKPLPLAELVEYLTFGKSQQALLG
- the rep gene encoding DNA helicase Rep; this translates as MSRLNPRQQEAVNYVGGPLLVLAGAGSGKTSVITRKIAHLIQNCGIRAQYIVAMTFTNKAAREMKERVGTLLKGGEGRGLTVCTFHNLGLNIIRKEHARLGYKPGFSIFDETDVKSLMTDIMQKEYAGDDGVDEIKNMIGAWKNDLILPPQALENARNPKEQTAAIVYTHYQRTLKAFNAVDFDDLILLPVKLFEDHADILEKWQNKVRYLLVDEYQDTNASQYLLVKMLIGKRNQFTVVGDDDQSIYAWRGARPENLMLLKDDYPSLKVVMLEQNYRSTSRILRCANVLISNNPHEFEKQLWSEMGHGDEIRVIRCRNEDAEAERVAVEILSLHLRTDRPYSDFAILYRGNYQAKLIELKLQHHQVPYRLSGGNSFFGRQEVKDLMAYFRLIVNPDDDNAFLRVINVPRREIGSTTLEKLGNYATERKISMYAATDEIGLGEHLDTRFTDRLSRFKRFMDKVREQCAGEDPISALRSMVMDIDYENWLRTNSSSDKAADYRMGNVWFLIEALKNTLEKDEDGEMTVEDAIGKLVLRDMLERQQEEEDGAEGVQMMTLHASKGLEFPYVFIMGMEEEILPHRSSIEADTIEEERRLAYVGITRARQTLAFTFAAKRKQYGEIIDCAPSRFLDELPPDDLAWEGNDDTPTEVKAVRGNTALADIRAMLKR
- a CDS encoding xanthine phosphoribosyltransferase encodes the protein MEALHKKIREEGIVLSDQVLKVDAFLNHQIDPALMKLIGDEFAALFKDSGITKIVTIEASGIAPAIMTGLNLGVPVIFARKQQSLTLTENLLSATVYSFTKKVESTVAISPRHLTSSDRVLVIDDFLANGKASQALISIIKQAGATVAGLGIVIEKSFQGGRAELDAQGYRVESLARVKSLAGGVVTFIE